From Bacteroidota bacterium, the proteins below share one genomic window:
- a CDS encoding ABC transporter permease, protein MKHLAVKILYLLSILWGVITLCFILFYVFPDADELIVGQRTDLQTKQAIKEELGLDKPAYIRYLNYMKQLSPVAMYSKTNLPENSYDISFSSKSALAFKLPDLGRSYQNRKPVVNILIEALVGTLVLSGVAMFFAFILGILLGIISALNYGTLIDSSLLSVSTIFISIPSFFSSILISWLFGFVWQQYTGLSMTGSLFSIDMESGQQVLTLSNLILPVIALAVRPVAVITQLMRSSLLNTLDSDYIRTAKAKGLPPFIIIVRHALKNALNPVITASSGWFASMMAGAFFVEYIFNWKGLGKVLIEAVQQSDLPVVSGGVLYVAIIFIVVNELVNASYKYLDPKLR, encoded by the coding sequence GTGAAACACCTTGCAGTCAAAATACTTTATTTATTAAGTATCCTGTGGGGAGTTATCACTTTATGTTTTATTCTGTTTTATGTTTTTCCGGATGCAGACGAGTTAATTGTTGGACAAAGAACTGATTTGCAAACCAAACAAGCAATCAAAGAAGAATTAGGTTTAGACAAGCCTGCTTATATCAGATACCTTAATTATATGAAGCAACTCAGCCCGGTTGCAATGTATTCAAAAACAAATCTGCCGGAAAATAGCTATGATATAAGTTTTTCTTCAAAATCAGCACTTGCATTCAAACTGCCCGATTTGGGTCGTTCCTACCAAAACCGTAAACCTGTCGTCAATATCCTAATCGAGGCTTTGGTTGGGACACTTGTTCTATCAGGTGTAGCAATGTTTTTTGCATTTATTCTGGGAATTCTTTTAGGAATAATCTCTGCCCTAAATTACGGAACCCTCATAGATTCTTCTTTATTATCAGTCAGCACTATATTCATTTCTATACCTTCCTTTTTCTCTTCTATTTTGATTTCATGGCTCTTTGGCTTCGTTTGGCAACAATACACCGGCTTATCCATGACAGGCAGCCTTTTTTCTATTGATATGGAGAGCGGGCAGCAAGTATTAACACTATCTAACCTCATTTTACCGGTTATCGCTTTGGCTGTCAGACCGGTGGCAGTTATCACACAATTAATGCGCTCTTCATTACTGAACACCTTAGATAGTGACTATATCCGAACTGCCAAAGCTAAAGGGTTGCCTCCTTTTATAATAATTGTAAGGCATGCCTTGAAAAACGCTTTGAATCCTGTAATTACAGCATCTTCAGGCTGGTTCGCATCTATGATGGCGGGAGCTTTCTTTGTGGAATATATATTTAATTGGAAAGGACTTGGCAAAGTATTAATAGAGGCTGTTCAACAAAGCGATCTCCCTGTGGTATCAGGCGGTGTACTCTATGTGGCAATTATTTTTATCGTTGTAAATGAGCTCGTAAATGCTTCTTATAAATATTTAGACCCCAAACTCAGATAA